From Cyclobacteriaceae bacterium, a single genomic window includes:
- a CDS encoding site-specific integrase → MAKVSCSIRKDWTDKQGLNGIFLTYIHQGERRRFYTEVSLNAEKYSLDTKTGLITPTDKISKEEKSQLEKNQRNLSKCLSKLQDITALLRLQNIEPAAKQIERLYLGEPSAKEEKERGVYDWYQEFIDTKSKTVNAGLKSYKSTLEHLKECFGENMKLEFSELTLGKLEQFRDYLTNKKTKSINKEGKEIIKKLKGPTIHKQFKNLRIFLNWIKWNDDDDKIKIPSAYRKISVKARYGDPIGLTYEQFIQLYQKDLSERKELERTRDIFVFGVSIGGPRHGDLQKIGKGLREDQRKLSTGKLTYFENKTGKAHLDIAPNKIGVEILKKYNYCFPHVPSNYRMNVNLKTIAALLKWDEPKEIPSYNSSGSLLDVKKVPLKEIFSTKFMRKTAISIDAKLGIAPQVSMKRSGHSTWNSYKRYLDVDKKILEDANTKWDEIYSDSLVRS, encoded by the coding sequence ATGGCAAAAGTGAGTTGCTCCATACGAAAAGACTGGACCGATAAGCAAGGTCTGAATGGAATCTTTCTGACATATATTCATCAAGGTGAGAGAAGAAGGTTCTATACTGAGGTTTCCCTCAACGCAGAAAAATACAGCTTGGATACCAAAACCGGCCTGATCACTCCTACCGACAAGATCAGCAAAGAAGAAAAGAGCCAGCTTGAAAAGAACCAACGCAATCTTTCCAAATGCCTTTCCAAACTTCAGGACATTACTGCGCTTCTCAGGCTTCAGAATATTGAGCCTGCAGCAAAACAAATTGAACGATTATATCTTGGGGAACCTTCCGCGAAAGAAGAAAAAGAGCGCGGTGTGTATGATTGGTATCAGGAATTCATCGATACCAAATCTAAAACAGTTAACGCCGGTTTGAAATCTTATAAGAGTACTTTGGAACACCTCAAAGAGTGCTTTGGTGAAAATATGAAGCTGGAATTTTCGGAACTGACCTTAGGCAAACTCGAACAGTTTCGGGATTACCTAACCAATAAAAAAACTAAAAGCATCAACAAGGAGGGCAAGGAAATCATCAAGAAACTCAAGGGTCCTACTATTCACAAACAGTTTAAAAATCTAAGGATCTTTCTCAACTGGATAAAGTGGAATGATGATGACGATAAGATCAAGATACCTTCTGCCTACCGCAAGATCAGTGTAAAAGCCAGGTATGGTGATCCGATAGGTTTGACCTACGAGCAATTCATTCAATTGTATCAAAAGGATCTAAGTGAAAGGAAAGAACTGGAGCGGACACGCGACATCTTTGTCTTCGGCGTCTCCATCGGTGGCCCCCGTCATGGTGACCTCCAAAAGATCGGCAAGGGACTTCGTGAAGATCAAAGAAAACTCTCTACAGGCAAGTTGACCTATTTCGAAAACAAAACCGGGAAAGCCCATCTTGACATAGCACCGAATAAAATTGGTGTGGAGATCTTAAAGAAATACAATTACTGTTTTCCTCATGTCCCGTCCAATTACCGTATGAATGTTAATCTTAAGACTATCGCTGCACTATTGAAATGGGATGAACCCAAGGAAATACCAAGCTATAATTCATCAGGAAGCCTGCTGGATGTTAAGAAGGTTCCGCTTAAAGAAATATTTAGCACCAAGTTCATGCGAAAAACTGCGATTTCTATTGATGCCAAGCTTGGAATTGCTCCCCAGGTAAGCATGAAAAGATCGGGCCATTCCACATGGAATTCTTACAAGCGCTACCTCGATGTCGATAAGAAAATTCTTGAGGATGCTAATACAAAGTGGGACGAAATTTATTCTGACTCACTTGTTAGAAGCTAA
- a CDS encoding JAB domain-containing protein: MENTNEKKMFEVAEIQLTYKSNVKPSLRPKINGSRDVYEILKGNWDDLKIEFIEQFKVVLLNRANKVLGILEVSTGGVTGTVADPKVIFVAALKANACGIIVAHNHPSGNLTASQADIDLTRKLREGGKFLEVPLLDHLIVTTEGYFSFADEGLIH, translated from the coding sequence ATGGAAAACACAAATGAAAAGAAAATGTTTGAGGTAGCTGAGATACAGCTCACCTACAAGTCCAACGTGAAGCCATCGTTACGTCCGAAGATCAATGGGTCAAGGGATGTTTATGAAATCCTTAAAGGGAATTGGGATGATTTAAAAATTGAGTTTATTGAACAATTCAAAGTGGTTCTCTTGAACAGAGCCAACAAGGTTCTTGGAATCCTGGAAGTATCCACTGGAGGAGTCACCGGAACTGTTGCCGATCCGAAAGTGATCTTTGTGGCTGCCCTCAAGGCTAATGCCTGCGGGATCATAGTAGCACACAATCACCCTTCGGGAAATCTTACCGCCAGCCAAGCCGATATTGACCTCACCAGAAAATTAAGAGAAGGCGGTAAATTTTTGGAGGTTCCATTGCTTGATCACCTGATCGTGACTACGGAGGGATACTTTTCATTTGCTGATGAGGGGCTCATACACTAA